The Zobellia alginiliquefaciens genome contains a region encoding:
- a CDS encoding TetR/AcrR family transcriptional regulator → MPRAKNYCEKEVIEKAMSVFWIHGFKGTSMQMLEKEMGINKFSIYSSFGSKHGVFVECLKRYNEKTKNIYLSFKNSEGGVEDIIQLFHDFKNIWFSNEKKGCFMTNTHNEFADSDDELVMYQIERRKDLKDIIIKKLKMDNSKNEDTVLKEASFILLSLHSLPTTSRVSSKEDIENYIEMIFKNI, encoded by the coding sequence ATGCCACGAGCAAAAAATTATTGTGAGAAAGAAGTAATAGAAAAAGCCATGTCCGTATTCTGGATACATGGTTTTAAAGGTACTTCTATGCAAATGCTTGAAAAGGAAATGGGGATTAATAAATTTTCCATTTACTCTAGCTTTGGCAGTAAACATGGTGTTTTTGTAGAATGCTTAAAAAGGTATAACGAAAAAACCAAGAATATTTATTTGAGTTTTAAAAACTCAGAGGGCGGTGTTGAAGATATTATACAACTTTTCCATGATTTTAAAAACATATGGTTTTCCAATGAAAAGAAAGGTTGTTTTATGACCAACACACATAATGAATTTGCAGATAGCGATGATGAATTGGTAATGTACCAAATAGAACGACGCAAAGACCTTAAGGATATTATAATTAAAAAGCTGAAAATGGACAATTCAAAAAACGAAGATACCGTATTGAAAGAAGCTAGCTTTATTTTGCTGTCATTACACTCACTTCCTACAACCTCTAGGGTAAGTAGCAAAGAGGACATTGAAAACTATATT
- a CDS encoding DoxX family protein, producing the protein MKPLLVLITVTVIALLIFKCIDGIYDIPRSARIGMTAMLLFTALGHFMFTKGMAMMIPDFIPLKKELVYLTAFIEITAAIGLHMANFRTMTAWLLIFFFVLMLPANIKACFYNLNYQTGNFDGPGLMYLWFRVPSQILFIVWVYFSSIRI; encoded by the coding sequence ATGAAACCATTACTCGTACTTATAACGGTTACCGTAATTGCACTGCTTATATTTAAATGCATTGACGGAATTTATGATATTCCGCGTTCTGCGCGAATAGGAATGACAGCCATGTTACTTTTTACCGCATTGGGTCATTTTATGTTCACGAAGGGTATGGCAATGATGATTCCTGACTTCATTCCGCTTAAAAAAGAACTGGTCTATTTAACGGCTTTCATTGAAATCACAGCAGCAATCGGTCTCCATATGGCAAATTTCAGAACAATGACCGCTTGGTTATTGATTTTTTTCTTTGTTCTTATGCTTCCTGCGAACATAAAGGCTTGCTTTTATAATTTGAACTACCAAACGGGAAATTTTGACGGACCAGGGTTAATGTACCTATGGTTTAGGGTTCCCTCACAAATCCTGTTTATCGTTTGGGTATATTTTAGCTCGATTAGGATATAG